The Aspergillus nidulans FGSC A4 chromosome VII nucleotide sequence AGAAGATTGAGATCTTTAATAAACCTATCTAGCAAACCTGTCACATGACGGACATTCACCGGTACCAACGTTGACAGTCCACTTCAAACTGACCTAAATAGGAGCTGAGAAGGAATGACATACCGTCTGTCTGTTCACAATATGATACTACCAGCCGGTCTTCGTTAAGCAAGAATCCCACTGGTGACTCGACGGGTATCCGGCCAGCGTGCGCTCAGGCGGCTGTGTACGCTGATCTTGGACCCTTTGCGTTGTACTTCTGCGACTACTCCGTAGCGCTGCGTTGTCTATAGTTAGGTTGCCTTGCATACCAGGGCCACGTATTAGACCGGGCCAATAGCAAGATTCGAAGCGCCCGGCTTGTCGAACAACAATCCCATCCAGAAATCGAACGATTGCCATAAACTACTAAGTCGTTCTCTGCCTGAGCCATGGGCAGGAGGCAGTGTGCCAcaatttccttctccagTATACTCGACACTCTGCGGTAGAAGGTACTCTTTATTCGCGACGTCGTTCATGAGTAGATGCTGCATCACTGGTCATTCTATGTCTAGACGACTGGAGATGTAGACCTGAGGGAAAGACAGTGTGAATAGTCACGACTTTTGTGGCTGAGCTGTACTCAGGACGATCATTAGCTCAATCAGGCGAGCGTTGCGACATAGGACCCTTATGCACACAAGGAACGAGCTTAATGTACTCTAAAGTGGTTGGGCGTTTTCTACGCAACGAACGAGAAATGATATTTGTACCCTAGCATGAGTCGGGCTCTCCCCGGCAGTGTTGATGAATCCACACACGGCTCGAGTCTCGAGCCTGGAGGAGGCTTAGACCAGGTGAACTGTTGCATCTTCGCATCCTGGCGCTAGACTTCGGACGGGGTGGATTTCCTGATCCTGTCCCTGAACCACAGACAATGCAAGGAGCGATGGCGCATGTATCAACGAAGGTCTCTTTCTACCGCCGATAATTAATGGCTGCAGAGTACGCTCTGGGATTGGACAATAGCTTAATTAGTGGCGCTCAGGTACCCTCAACCGTGCCGCCGCCCCAGGGGGATACGAGGTCGCGGCCACTCAGTGATGTGGTCTGGACCCTAGCGTAgggcttgctgcagccaagATCGTCGATACGAGGCGAAGCCAAACGGAGAACTGGGGGCGCGCAGATACCAAAAATAAGCAACCCATTCAAGCTGTCGGGTAGGGGGCTTAGGGGCGGATACCCTCATCATTTCCTGGGTATAAGTTCAAGGCCAGCTGGTCCCGTCTCAGCTCGTGTTCACAACAGGCTCGTCTACCACCAAAAGAAGTAGCTGTCACAATATGCAGctcctcaaagtcctcccTGCTCCTCTGTTCGCGGCCCTTGTGGCCTCCGCACCCCTGGCGGCTCCCCAGATTTCTGTCGACTATGGACAACTTGAACAGTTCGCCCAAGATGTCCAATCTTTCGCCGATAGCACTTACAGCCAATTCAGCCAGGTGTCCGCGCAATTTGATGTCTTAACTGGAAGCTACTCGGGCTCTGGGCGGGTGCGTCTCACGATTACTCACCCCAGTACGTTCGCGATGCTGATATGATGTTACGCAGGAATCTTTCGGCCAGCTTCTGGCAAAGCTTAGTGCCTCAGTTTATGACATTCAGCGGGTTTCAGCTGATATCGCATCGACTATTGACGCCACTGCATCCGCGTAGTATGTTCTTCCCCTCGAATGCCCTTCAACTTGACTATACGGAGCTAAACAATTCACAGCGAGGATGCCGAGAGCTCTGCCATTGGaaccttcttcagcaagcgTGATCAACTTCGTGCTCGAGACAACGCTGCGGTTATGGCCGAGGCTGGCTTGATGAAGGAGGCTGGCTTGATGGGGGAGGCTGGTTTGATGAACGAGGCCGGCTTGATGAACAAAGTTGATGATTCGATCGCCCCCGTGTCCGGTTTGCAGACTGCCAAAGATGCTGTTGCTGATATGGCTGAAGTTGACGGCGTcgacgacgccgacgccATGAGTCCTGTCCCCACTGCTGCACCATCGACTGGGAGTGTTACTCCTGAGCAAGCCACTGGCTCTGGTGCTGAGAACGTCACCCCCGAGCAGGCCACCGGTTCTGGTGCTGAGGGCTTAAACCCCCAGCAAGCCACCGGCTCTGGTGCTGAGGGAGTCACCCTCGAGCAGGCTACTGGCTCTGGTGCTGAGAACGTCACTCCTGGGCAAGCTACCGGTTCCGGCGCTGAGGGCGTAAACCCCCAGCAAGCCACCGGCTCTGGTGCTGAGGGCGTCACCCTCGAGCAGGCTACTGGCTCTGCAGGAGTTGACCAAACTTTGGGCTCCGATGGAACGGGCATTGATGAAAATATCAGCGCTGATGCAACCGGAGTTGATCAGACCCTTGGGACTGCGGACCAGCATGTGCCAGTGGTCCCCGAGGATCCTACTGCTGGAGTTACGTTCGTTGCCAACATTAAGACGGCGCATGAAGGAACCGTGGAGACTGAGGATTCGCACCGGCCCTAGGTGTTTGAATCTTTGGAGACCACTGCTCCCTTCAGGCAGTGAGGAGAGCGGCAACTGAGAATTGACAGGGATTGTTATGGCCTAGGCCTCTTATGTGATTAAGTATTATTGGCTAATGTTAAGAGCGTACCTATGGGGTCATTATTCTCAAACGAGTCTAACTGTATAGATAGGCCCTTTCGGCGCAAAGGTGAAACTTAAAATCTAAAGAGCGTGCTAGAGTAGGACTATCAAAGTAACTTAAATCAGGATAATgattctttcttctttctttctctctctccttccttcttttttcttttttttcttctaaGTCGCTAATTTCCATTCACAGGTTGTGAGTCTATCCAGAATCGGCGCGTCAGACGAAGTCGAGTGGAGCCCGGGGGCTTCAGACTCGGCCTGGACTCTGCGGATTCTccgcttcggcttcggtaCTGAATTCCTTGCAGTGATTGGCTGCTTCCCCTCTCGGTGCCGGTTCATGTTGGCCGTTTTTTGGGTTGAAAGGCCGAGTCGGGGGTGGTATGGCAGAAGTGTGTGCTGGCGGCAACAAAGCCTCACCGAGGACCCTGAGATATCTCTATATATCTCATTTTCTCAATTTCCCTGACCCGACAGAGCATTCCACTATCGTACCCACTCGGTGGACATTCCCCCGAGCCCTCCGCTTCCCCCGCCTGTATCCCCAGAATTTCCATGTCGGACATGCTCCGAAGCGAGTCATTGCCGGCCTTGGAGACGCCGACGGTCAGACGATCCGCCCTAGGAGACAGCTAGCAGCAGAACAAGTCTCGCTTATAAAGCAAAGCGTCCCCGCAGATTCGCTTCCACTTCGTCATTCTTGCTGTCACTGCACTCGCATCTCTTACGTTGATTACCATGGCTGAAGTCGAGGGCAAGACCGGCGTCAGCCAGCAGAAAGTGCAATTCGAGCACGACGAGCTCTATCAAGCCTACGCGGCCAAGGGAGAAGAATGGCATAGACAGATGACGCGCCGGTTGATGCGCAAGGTCGATTTGCAtctcctgccgctgctggtcgTCATGTATCTGCTTAACTTTTTGGATCGCAAGTACGCCCCCAAGCCCTTTCCTGGTCGAACTGGGTCTACGCCGGTCTGACTGGGTCGTTCCGGTCGAACCGGCCTATTCACGACGTGCTGGTTTATTTAGGCCAAACGCTGACTGGAAACTGCAGTAACCTCTCGCAGGCCCGACTCGGCACCCTAGAGGAAGACCTCGGCATGTCGGGGACTGATTTCAACCTGGCGACGAGCATTCTCTTTGTCGGATACCTCCTCATGCAGTTGCCCTCGAATCTGCTCCTCACACGCGTGCGACCTTCACTGTTCCTCGGCATTGCGATGGGAATCTGGGGCGTGATCTCTGCATGCCAGGCGGCCACGCAGTCGTTTGCAGGCTTAGTGGTTGCGCGGTTCTTCCTGGGGTTTGTGGAGGCTCCCTTTTTTCCAGGCGCGGTCATGTTGATGTATGTTTCGATACCGCCTCTTTACATTGGCGAAGTCTGGCGCACGGTCAGGGGGCTGATGATCGCAGGTCGAGCTGGTACACCAGGCAGGAACTGAGCTATCGGATTGCGTGGTTCTACGCCGGAAGTTCGCTCGCGAACGCATTTGGTGGACTTATCGGGGCAGGCGTCCTGGGAAACTTGCACATGTCGCATGGGATTTCTGGCTGGCGGTGGCTTTTCATCATCGAGGGATCCATCACCGTGGCCTTGTCGCTGCTCATCCCGTATGTCGGCCCTCTACCGTGTCTCCCAAACGCTGGACTGACAGTACAGAATCCTCCTCCCCAACTATCCCGCCACAACGTCCTGgctcgatgatgaggaaaaAGCCTATGCGCAGTGGCGTCTGATCAACGACGCGGGCGAGGCGGACGATACGGGCGCTTCGACCATCAAGGAAGCCCTGATCGCCGTGTTCGCTGACAAGCGTATCTACCTATTCATCCTGCTCCAACACGCCTCCCTCCTCTCGCAGACCTTCCAATACTTCTTCCCCACGATCGTCCAGACCCTGAACTACAGCAACATCGTGACGCTGCTGATTACGGCGCCCGTCTGGATCGCTACTTTCCTTGTTTCGCTAGTTGTGACCTGGACAAGCGGCAAGACCAACGACCGCAGTATCCACATCATCTGTCTTATGGCTGTCAGCATCATCGGGTGTATCATCTGCACAGCAACGACCAACCTCGGCGCCCGGTTCTTCGGCATGTTCCTGATGCCCATGGGCGCAGTGTCCGCGTACCAGATCATCATCGCCTGGGTCGCGAATTCGTTCCCCCGTCCCCTGGTCAAGCGCTCGGCGGCTATTGCGACGGCGAACATGATCGGGAACACAGCGAGTATTTATGGGAGCTATATGtggccgtcttcgtcagGGCCAAGATATATACCCGGTGGGAGTGCAACTGCTAGTGTGGCGCTCTTGGTGGCGCTTATGGCGTTTGTGATTAGGGTTGTGCATGTGAGGATGAACAAGGgtctggaagaaaaggagaacgAGGTCGTGGAGGACGAGCAACTAGATGCGCCGAGAGGGTTTCGGTATATCCTTTAGTTGTCTAGTCTTTCGGGGCGAGCGTAGCAAACAGGACAAGAGAACTGGCTCCGCGTTGCGTTTCGGGCAGAGGCCATGTATTTTGATAATTCTCTTTAAGGACTTCATGAGGAAATGACATATTTTAACGTGCTATGCGACAAATTCTTTCTTAGGTCCGCATAATACCACAACGTTAAATTCAGTATTTTCAAGCAAGCGGGTGTATTGGCTACGGTGTAGTCGCTTCGCACATAGACGACCGGATAACTAGAACCTATCAGCCCAACTAAAGTATTGGAGATTAAGACACTTTTGCCCGTTTTGGAGCCAGAGAACAGATAGTGCCATTTCCACTGAGTTGTAACTTAATGGAAAGTGATCGCGAGACTAGAAGAAAATTCCCTGAGGCTACTGCAGACTAAATGCCCCCTCCAGTAACTCCACCATATCGCCGTTTATGACTATAGCGGCTCTGGATATTGGCGTGTAGCCAGACGAATTTTCAAGTCTTTCGCGCCCCATACTGTAGAAGCATACGTGCACACCCCAATATATTAGCCTCTGCTGTACACAAAGAGCCGTTGGACCGTCGTGATAAATATGGTGCACCTCCACTTCCAAAAGAGCCAGAAGCG carries:
- a CDS encoding WXG100 family type VII secretion target (transcript_id=CADANIAT00007853), translated to MQLLKVLPAPLFAALVASAPLAAPQISVDYGQLEQFAQDVQSFADSTYSQFSQVSAQFDVLTGSYSGSGRESFGQLLAKLSASVYDIQRVSADIASTIDATASAYEDAESSAIGTFFSKRDQLRARDNAAVMAEAGLMKEAGLMGEAGLMNEAGLMNKVDDSIAPVSGLQTAKDAVADMAEVDGVDDADAMSPVPTAAPSTGSVTPEQATGSGAENVTPEQATGSGAEGLNPQQATGSGAEGVTLEQATGSGAENVTPGQATGSGAEGVNPQQATGSGAEGVTLEQATGSAGVDQTLGSDGTGIDENISADATGVDQTLGTADQHVPVVPEDPTAGVTFVANIKTAHEGTVETEDSHRP
- a CDS encoding uncharacterized protein (transcript_id=CADANIAT00007854); translation: MAEVEGKTGVSQQKVQFEHDELYQAYAAKGEEWHRQMTRRLMRKVDLHLLPLLVVMYLLNFLDRNNLSQARLGTLEEDLGMSGTDFNLATSILFVGYLLMQLPSNLLLTRVRPSLFLGIAMGIWGVISACQAATQSFAGLVVARFFLGFVEAPFFPGAVMLILAHGQGADDRRSSWYTRQELSYRIAWFYAGSSLANAFGGLIGAGVLGNLHMSHGISGWRWLFIIEGSITVALSLLIPILLPNYPATTSWLDDEEKAYAQWRLINDAGEADDTGASTIKEALIAVFADKRIYLFILLQHASLLSQTFQYFFPTIVQTLNYSNIVTLLITAPVWIATFLVSLVVTWTSGKTNDRSIHIICLMAVSIIGCIICTATTNLGARFFGMFLMPMGAVSAYQIIIAWVANSFPRPLVKRSAAIATANMIGNTASIYGSYMWPSSSGPRYIPGGSATASVALLVALMAFVIRVVHVRMNKGLEEKENEVVEDEQLDAPRGFRYIL